The following coding sequences are from one Streptomyces sp. V3I7 window:
- a CDS encoding OsmC family protein produces the protein MATTRTAHTVWEGNLLQGSGDVTFDSSGIGTYPVSWPSRSEEPNGRTSPEELIAGAHCACYSMALSHGLSSAGHQPTKLVTSADVTFQPGEGITGIHLNVEGTVPGIDEDTFVAAAEDAKKNCPVSRALAATPITLTAKLA, from the coding sequence GTGGCAACCACGCGCACCGCACACACCGTCTGGGAAGGCAATCTGCTCCAGGGCAGCGGCGACGTCACCTTCGACTCCTCCGGCATCGGCACGTACCCGGTGTCGTGGCCGTCGCGCTCCGAGGAGCCGAATGGCAGGACCAGCCCCGAGGAACTGATCGCCGGCGCGCACTGCGCCTGCTACTCCATGGCCCTGTCGCACGGCCTGAGCAGCGCCGGTCACCAGCCCACCAAGCTCGTCACCTCGGCCGACGTCACCTTCCAGCCGGGTGAGGGCATCACCGGCATCCACCTGAACGTCGAGGGCACCGTTCCCGGCATCGACGAGGACACCTTCGTCGCCGCCGCCGAGGACGCCAAGAAGAACTGCCCGGTCAGCCGGGCCCTGGCCGCCACCCCGATCACCCTCACGGCCAAGCTCGCCTGA